Genomic segment of Chelmon rostratus isolate fCheRos1 chromosome 2, fCheRos1.pri, whole genome shotgun sequence:
TAGATATACCATCAGCAGGGTTTCAGATTGATTTAGTCCGCATAGAAATGGACGGAAATATATCAGTCAAAGCAGACTTTTTCCGCTCGGATGGAAAAAGCCCTTTGAGGGGGAATCTGGAAAGCGACCTTATTTTTAGGCCCTAAAATAACCGATCATCTGATCTGATGACGCCGTCACATTGCGCACATCTTTGCCTCACTGGACGTTTTTCATCTTCTCGTTTCTACTAACAGCTTCAGGGCAAACTCGCCACTTGACTGAACAAATGCAGGATGTATCGATGAATGCATTAATATGCTTTTAGTAACTTTATTCCAGGCTCCTTTGAAAAGGAGTTGAGGATGAAGGACAGGACGGGACATTTTCTTGGAAAAGGCGCATCAGTCTGTCCTGCGAGTCCCCTGTTGTGTTTGCGCACCAGCTGCGACAACATCAATCACAGTCCTGCGAATGAAATCTGGGTTGTAAACATCTTACTAAAGGTGTAGCTCACACGAAGGTGAACCTGGTCGCATTTGCACTTACCTGAACCTATTGAGAGAAAATAACAGTCACGGCTGCGTCCATGAAAAACGAcaaataaaatcctgttttacGCAAACAGCGAGGCCATATTCCAGATGGATCCGGGTCGGCTCATACTGTCACACTCCTTTCGTGGGCTTCTCCGTTTGTAGCAGCGACTAGCCGAAAGCccaggcaggagaggagaaaattaGAAATCAGGTCATCTTCCCACAAGTCCCTGCAGGCCCCTAAGGGACCTTAAAATACATCCAAACGGTTTCCCCTCGCCACAGATCAGCGACTATACATGCAAAGTCAACAGTGCACCTACATTTCCGATTGATACATTGTCGACTGACACACACTCCTGGCAGGACACTCCGGTGTGTATGAGTGGGTCTGGTCCAGGAGCATATTTTCTCAGGGTCCCATTGCAATAATTGGTTATGTGTGCAAGTTGAGCGTACGACTAAGGGTCAGATTAAAAATTGATGTTTGCTAATTGACACTCCTAAAAGTCCAGACTGACAGTTAACCATAAGGTCTAGGGTAAATTGCCTGCTAGACTGCTGGCTTCATGCAGAACTGTCTGCCAGACTTCAGCCATCCCACACTTTTCACCATTACTCTGCATTATCATCCATAAAGGGTTGTACTTAAAGCCCCATTAGAGCAAGAGAAGGGCAAGGCTTTCATCGCTGAGTAGTAGCACTCTGCTACAATCAGACTGGACATCTCTAATTCACCTAACAACTCACAGAGCACCGCATCCATCATCCCCTGTACTCAGGGATCACTGGGAATCAATGCAGCGAATGAGCCGTGGTATGAAAAGCAATGTAGGTGTAGGTGTGGGGAAGTAATGTATTACTGTCAGGCCTGTAGCAGAATACTCCTGTATACCAGGtggaaaaagtacaaaaaaatgaGAAGGCTTTCATTATTTAATAGTGCATGGTATTTacataaaatactgtttttgttattgttgcaaCTTTTCAGCTCCAGAAACATTTCCAATCAGACTGAAGAGTCCATTTACACATAAATTAGGGACAGATCCCTCTTGCATAATGCAAACAAACCTAGGGCTCCATCCTAATAACAAAACTGGTACAACAGACAGGTAGTGGTAGTTACTTTATAAGAGTAAATTCTTTTCAGGGCATTATTGTTGGAATATATAAGACTGTGTTAAGATTTCAGATGAGATGAGATTCTCgttcccttttcttctttggTTTTGACTTCACAGCTGGAGTTACAACTGTTGGAGTCAGCGAAGGATTCAAGGCTGGATCTAACGCTGGGTTCAGGGAAAGCAGGTCCAGTATAGTAGCACTCTCATTACCTGTGAAAGAATTAAATCATGaaggacagacacagacacaggagaGGCGTGTATGTATTTTTACTATATGAGGTAAAGGTGTTCACCAGTGTTGTCCTCGTCATCGCTGGGCTCTGGATCCGGACTGTGGAGTGGAACCCGGGCCAAAGCTGCCAGCTCAGTTATGAAGCTTTCTTCTGCCTCCTAatggacacagaaacacagtgctGACAGACAATAACAATGCAAGCTTGTAAACCAAGTCATAAACCTATTATCAGGGAGAAAAGCACAGACGACAGGAAACATACTAACCAGCAGCTGGGCTTTAATCCTTTCCGTGGTCTGATCCTGGGCTACTTTCTTCAGCCTCAGTTCCTCGTATATCATTTCCTGCTCCAGATCATACTGCTCCAACACCTTCCTTTTGTGGAGTTCAACCCTGacacattatatattattaccaccaaaaaaaaaaggaaacaaccAAAATTGCATGTATTTCATCCATTTAAGCCTGACAAAAGTGTGCAGTGCAGAAAGGTAGTGTAGTGCGTCATTGTCGTACCTCTGTTGAAACTCAGCAGAGGTTGGTTTCTTGCCCCAGTTCACCAGCTCCCTCAGCAAGGATCTGTtcagctgactgctgctgtcttgTTTCTCATTCTCCTCTGAAGGAAAGGtttacaacagaaaaatgaacacaagGGAGTCTTTGTCACTTCTTGTGTTTTATCTACTCAAACACTATACCATTGTCCAGTTAAATCAAGCTGCCTTAACAGCTAATAATGACATAACTCAGGTTATAGGTTATAACTCATACAAGATTAATAATTTGCTCCAAATCTAACAAAATGCTAGTAATCTAGTCTGTTAACTTACTAATGAAATACTGTGAATGTAGCATCCATTTGTGTAACAGCTGACATCTATTAAAGTTTGCAGCTGTAACAACATCAAagtcagagtgacagagagttAATACAGATGTAGACATGTGCATACGTGCTGTCATCGTCTCACCATAGTTAATGTCTGACTGATCCTGGTGTAGTTTTTTGATAACGTCCTGCATGTGGGAATGGTAGCTTTGGACCAGTGCGGTGAGAGAGTCTTTGGTCACATACACGCTCTCCGAGGCAGCCTCTGTCAGGTGGTgctaaagagaaaaacatgttacCGTAATGTGCTAAACAAACATACCTAAAGCAACAGAAAGTTGATTCTCATTGATGAGTGATTAATAAAATAATCctcaaagagaaataaaacaaacccTACCTTCAGGCCGTCTTCCTGTTTGGGGGAGGTCTGTGACTCGGTGGGCGGGGTCTCCATCATCTGCTGGATGGCGTGGCTGAGGGCGTTGCCTAGCACCAGCTGCGCATGGCTCTGAAGAAGCTCCGTCCCTGTTTCCAGTTCAGACAGGAACTCCTGCTGGAAGCTGTGGCCCACCAGCTGACTCTCTGGACCCAGATGCCTCTCAGCTAGGCTGGCGTTGCTATTCTGTGACTGGTACAGAGCAAAAACAGTGTTCAATCTCCTGTGAACTTGAAAAATACTGTACTTTCTAGTGCTTAGCAacttggttttgttttgggctgcttaaaaaaatgtattaataaaaaaatacattttccccACCTTGAGATTTGAATTGACACATGGCTGGCTTTTACTGGGATCTTCCATCAGCCCAGCTCTAAAATCAGTCTGAGAGAGTGCCTTCAGCTTGGACAGCCTCATCTCCTTCAGCATGTGCAGGCAGAAGTGCCTGACCACAAAGTACCTCTGCACCGCTGCCAACAGGTGCTCATGTTTCTTCTCTATCAACCTCCCCACTTGGCTGAGAAGAAGATTGCATTGCATCATTTCTGAGTAACTCATAAAAATTGATTTAGATACTGCATAAGTGGATAAGGCCAAATGGAAGAAAGCCGTACTGTAAATCTGTTGTTAGTGCAcatttaattgttgttttcttccacACCCTCAATATGCCATAAATACTTTTTGGCCGAGGTCTTGCAATCTCACCTGTTGAGAGTGTAGCTCTGTCTGGCCACCATGACTCGGAGGATCTTCATCTGTTGTTCACTCAGATGTTTGAGACATGCCTGCACCAGAGCCATCTCCTCACTCCAGACCTACAGAAAAAGAGGCTCACTTACTGTAGAAGCAACGGAAAGCCTTTAGTACAATTTAACTCTTAGATGGACTTGCTTTTAATTTACATGAAACAATGTTTAAAAATTAACTTATGACGATTTGCCAGATGGTGTGTACCTGTCCATCTTTATCCAGCTGAGCCCTCATGTCCTCCAGCTGTAGCTTGGTAATGCACTcggcctgctgcagctgtgcagccagctcctgcTCCAGGTCCAGCCACAGCTCCTCACAGCGCTGAGTGGAGAGCTCTGACTGGGCAGGGACAGAGGTGAGAAAGACCTCCTTGGATAGCTCTCCAAGCCTCTTTGACCAGTGAGCACGGAGTTTCTGAcgatacaaaaacacacagtaatacaCTTGCACAAGTATATGCACACATAGAAAATAAAGTATTCGACCGCTTACCTTCCAGTGATCACAGAGGGCCTCAGCCACCCTgttgtcctgctgcagctccaagtCACAAATCTGCTGCCTGTGTTtcatcagcagctcctggtACACCTGGAGGAAGGTTACAGCTCACATTTAGACAATAGTGGACTTACTGTATATGCGCCTGATGTTTTTCTaccttgtttgctttttcatcTACTGCATATATAATGACTGATAGTGAGCGTAGAGACTTGAGAGCCAAAAAAGACGATTAAGCAGGAAGTAGTTGCTTGGCCTATGTACTCCCTGATCCCTGATCTTCATACTGAGGTAAGGGGAAGCAAAATGTTCAGACCTTGGTGAGCTGCTGGATGTCATTGTGAGCCTGTCTCAGTTCCAGGGCACAACTCTTCTCCTTGGTCTGGCTCCTCAAAAGCTTCTTCCTCTTGGATTCCATTCTATTGCACTTGTCGTTCAACAGCTCCTTTGTCTTCCTCGTGCACTCTGGAACATAATCCATCACCTTTTGGATGAGCCATGGCTTGTCAAAATTACTGCAGTTTGTAAAGCCAGCTGGATGACTGTAGTCTAACTGTTCATTTATATGGATTGTTCTTGTAATAAAAAAGCAGCTGCACACCAACTTTTTGAAGTATAAATTGTATCTGATTTTAATGCATCTCACAAATTATTTTGTGATGTTGAATTGCGATTAACTTTATGGTCAGGTTTATGCATGTGGTTACAGACGGCAAAAGCAGATAGATTTTTCTGATCTATAGTGACACCTCTTCTTAAAGGTCCTGTTGTTGCATATTGCTTTATTGTCTAAAGGGTCTactgacagtgaaaaaacaCCTCTTTCCTATGAGGTTCCTGAATGTGAATGCAAATGCTCATGTCTTTGATTCtaacagacattaaaatatcgttaattattgttttaaatagTTTCAAGGatttcatttcttcattatCAATCAACATTTGTACTAGGGCACAAgtcctctgagagagagagaggcagcatgCTAGCAAGAGTTCATCACCCAGCAAACCACCAGAACCACACATCAGTCAATGAAAGACACAAGTTCGTTGAAGACTTTGTGGGTGTTAGTGCAAAGACAGATATTCtgttggaaaaatgaaaaagctatGCCCTGTTCTGGTCAGGCATTACAAACAGGAGGAGCATTATCTCAATGTGAGAGTAGCCTCCATCAGACCCTCTTACCTGCTGTGTTTAAGCTGTATATAGAGGCTGTCCGGCAGAAGATCCATTGATAAAAATAATGGTGTGTGACACcaaattcatttattatatttattacattttgaatgttttcttatTGAACTGTTGACGTTTTATTCATCCATCACATGACTAAACACTCCCCCTGATGACAAAATGTCCTTAAATCGTGAAAAACTGAAttcagaaaaatggaaatggaaaacatggaatttgagaaaaaagaaaacggaatgtggaaaaaatgaaaaagggcCCTGTAAGAGGGAAACTGTTAAATCAAACATGATAAGCGTGCCTTTTATCACACAGTAGATCAGCAGCAAAAATCTGTGTCAAGTGTTACAGTATGCTGAGAGGTTGTGCATGAGAGTCTGAGATGCAGTAATAGAAATGATATTCTATTCTGTCCTGAAAGAACCTGACCTTATTTAAGGAGCTAAAGAAGATTGCCAGAAAATGGTCTATTTTGAGAGAGTACATCATTTAAGTCTGATAAGTAGGCTAGACATTGTCCACTGCTACCTGGCACCGAAAACTAGTTGAGtataatgtcagaaaatggcaCACATATTTGGTCAGTATTTGGGTAAATGTGTTACTACAATCACCTTGCTTAACCCACAAAAAGCTTACTGAAAAATTCCAACCATCTTTCGTCTATTGTCTTTTGACCTGATAGTGCCTTGCAGTGAATTTCCTTAGATGAAACTGAACTTTTCACTTCACTTGTCTTACCATCCGTGCACTGCTGAAGGCCTTCGGTCAGAGTTGCCTGAACCTCTGAAAGTATCTTTTCCATGTGGCTAAAGGTCAAGACGTCATCGCTGGTGAGCTGCTCCAGTGTTCTTGCTATCAAGCCCTGCCTCAGAGACACTTCCCGCTTTAGCAAGGCAGGTTGGGACTGAAGAAGCCCCGTCAGCTCCTCCCACCATAGCAACTTCTGCTGGATCCTCTAAGAGAagtggaaaataataaatacagatCAACATTTTCTTTGCTATATCCAGTTACTGACATGATGACACAAgtgatgatgcaaaatgattGGTATTCCAACCAAAAATTCCTACTGCTTTACTTTTAGATCCGCTTCTTGTGAGTTCATCAGGTGGCTATCTACTAACACGAGAGtctggatgagagagagaattGAATCCAGGGCTTCATCTGGAGAGAAGATGctggtcttcctcagcagatgctGGCACAAGTCCTCCACCTGCTTGCTGAAACGTTTGGACTGCGAAGAGACATGAACATTAATTTTCCCTTCAGAACTATCAGTGTAAATGAATGTGGTCTAACACTAATATGATTAGTATAGTTGTTAAATAATTGTCTCTCGGTTGTTACCACTTGAAGGCCACGTTCAAGAAGATCTTTCTGAGCTCTCTCTATTTCCTCCAAAGTACAGGGAGCATCATCATTTTTCTCACTGGCAGCGTGGCCTGTTGGCAACTGGTTCTTCAGCTCATTCAGTTCCTGAAATGAGAACATACACTTTCACATGgtttaaaatctaaatgtaaGTGTTTCTATGGACAGTCAATCAAGAACAGCAAAAAGAATGTATTCTGCATACATaatacttcagtaaaagatGTCTGGCTTCACCTTTTCTTGCATTTGAAGAATATTCTTTGAGAAGTCAGcatcatttttgtcttttggaAAATGGCAGCTAAATATTATTTTCACCATTTGAAGAAAAATCTATAGCAGGAAAAAAGTAAtaagagagaataaaacagcCTCATGAACGTTGACACGCTTAAAGAAACATACTTAATAACTGTTTTCTTAgtgtgacagacaaaaaaagtcaaaaactcaccagacatttttcttcctgaaGCTGGGAGCAATGTTGTTGTATGTCCTGCAGGGCCAAACAGTAAAGGCTGATCCTACCTTCAAAGCTGCAGAGATAAACAAGAATCTTAGGACTTTCAACACACTTGAGTTTGTGCATATTTGTTGTAAGGTTAAGGAGTATCATTATGGTTTAACATTTACAGACTACTAGCTCCTACCCCGGCTGTGTCAGCGTGTGAAGGTAGTGAGAGACCCTGGTGAAGCTCTGGTTCTGCAGGCTCTTGGGGACCAGCGAGGAGGAGATAAACTGACTGCTGTCATCGTTGTCCTGCTCTTGGCTAAGAGACTCTCCATCcgaggaggaggacgatgacTCCTCGTTAGGCACTGCTGGCAACTTGGAGTGCTCGTGTAGTGATGGATTGGACGCTCCGTCTGCTAAAGGCTGACAGATACAGCGAAAGGTAGTTGGTAAGATTTCAATCTCATTTCAGTGTTTGGAAAAGTAAGACAGCTATAATCATAAACTAAATGATGGCAACAAAGTATATTATACCTTAATGATGCTCAATCACCTATGGATTGGATTGGATGTTAACCCTTTGATTAAAAAGTGCTGTGGGCAAATTATTTAATACTATTTATTCTTCTAAAGTCAAAGTACATACCTTACACAATTATTTGTGcttaacaaaaacataaaaaggcCTCATAAAATAAGTGACCCAGGTCTACGTATTTAAGccattatttctgtcatttttaagGAGTCTTTTACTATGTATACCTGGCAAAAGGTGTGTGGTTATTGTGGTGAGATGTTGTACAACTcgctgtaaaatgtaaataaaaacagaatgcaatcgtttgcaaataaactgtgtttaccaacaacaatGGTTTTACGAATGTGTTCCTGTGCCCATGTGGTAACATCCTTTTTACAATCATTATTTGAtactcctgtcccaacttgtttgacttgtttgtgttgctggCATCCAATTCAGAATGAACATATATTTACAtagaaatcaatgaagatgatgaggtaaaacattaaatatattgtctctgtactgttttcaactggGCATATGTCAAAAAAAGATTAGCAcgttatcacattctgtttcattgcTGTTTTACATAGCctcccaacttttctggaatcaaGGTTGTACATTTATGACAGACTTACTCTGTATTTTTGATTGATGGGATAAACCACCTTTGCTCTAGATGCAAATGCAGCCACATCACTGTTCATGGGTGGCTGCCTCTTCTCCTGGGCAATGAGGACACAGACTTAATAGGTTAGTGGGAAGTTAATTAGTAAACATCAAAAATAGGCAACCCGGAATGAAGCATCTGTTTGGCAGTCATTTCCAGGTATATGACATCACTTTGATAGTATAGATTTCATGGAACTGTGACATCCACCTGTGTAAAGCTACAGAAAGTCTCAAACAGTGTGGACCTTGTCTTGGATGATAAAGAGAACAGTACTTTGTCATTAATGGTGCCACTTGGAGCTTCCTTTCTGCCGTTGCTGATACAGTCACTTTGGTTGTTGTCTATTTCCCCATCATCAGGTTCAAGCAGCCGCCTTGCGTTGTAACCCTTTGGGATGATACAGGAGAATATAAACATTCGCATTGAATAAAGTGTCTCGATGAAAAGTGATGAAACCGAGGCTGCGTGCTGTTTGCTTACTTGTCTCGTCAACAGCAAAGGTTTCAGGCAGAAGACGTACAACAGCGCAGCAGCTAATATTCCCGAAAGCCCTCCACACACCGTGGCCACTGTTAAAAGTCCCGTGTATACGTGCAGCGACTCGGCGAAACTAACCACCACATCTGTGCCGCATCCCGGTATCAGGTCCTGCTCTGCCATTTCTCATCAAGCTGCAGTAAAACTAACGTTTTAAGTGTTAGCATTTTGAGGGCGACATCCAGCTAACGTTAAACGTATCTACTCGACGAAAGTAACGTTAGCTCCTGGCAGTTCTCACTGTTTGCTTCGCGTAcgatttgaaatgtttttctgcttaaaatgtttttacatttagaATTATTAACCACCTACGATTCATGAAATTTCGTCAAGCAAAACCCCTTTTCCCCCGAAACGACAAACTTGGTGTATATTTGAGCCAATAGGTGGACGAAGATTTCGGAGGAGGACCAAACTGCGTGAAGACAGTTTAGCTAGCTAGAATTACACCGGAAGCTAGATGAATTTCCCTTCAATGTTAAAGCGCCGTAGTGATTCGTGGTAGAAAAGGAGATAATTGTTCTTCACAATAACATCGACATAGATGCTGTGTGGAAGTAGCAAAAAACACTAtatattcttattatttattaacatatttatctatttttaagGTATCTACGTGTTCTATGCCGTTTTAATTTGAAAGCCAAGACCAGAAACAAACTTGCTCTTAACTGCTCTCGAGGACTTGCCCGTTCTTCCAAAGTTTTGGAAACGTTTTCTGAAGTTATGCTGCGACAGTGATTTTGGACTTTGTGTTCGAGTATAAACCTTTTGAAACGGCGTCCATACTTACTCCTGAATTATTAGCACACAAGTAAGATGTTCTTGTTCGTTCGAAACGCTGCTACAGTTGTTATTTCTCAAGGCAAAGCtgtggaaaatgttttcatcgCGGGTTTTTAACCGTGGCAACGTTCAGAAACAATGCAGCCCGTTAGCTAGCGGCTCTCCTTGGTGAGGGTGGCACTGCAATATACGAATGCTTCAGGTACATTTCATCGCGAAGAGGGTCACGATATGGTCATTTATCTTAAATGTTCAAGTGTCATGTTTGCTTCCACCTCCTTCATATTGGTGTCACAATGTAACCCGGCGCGAGACTCAGCATGCCGTTGTGTTGGAGTCCAATGCTCCACATCAGCCGAGTTATGACGGTACATCTGGGCAAGCATCATGGCACACAACACTACCACCTCTTCCGTTCTCGGAGCCACAGGAGGTGAGAGGCCTATtggaaaaatatttcttttccaAGTCAAGAGCCTAGAATTGGTGTAACTTCAGCCCCTAATCTCTCTTGTTATGAAGGTTTAGTCTTTCAGTCATCACCTGAGATTT
This window contains:
- the LOC121621094 gene encoding ellis-van Creveld syndrome protein-like; the protein is MAEQDLIPGCGTDVVVSFAESLHVYTGLLTVATVCGGLSGILAAALLYVFCLKPLLLTRQGYNARRLLEPDDGEIDNNQSDCISNGRKEAPSGTINDKEKRQPPMNSDVAAFASRAKVVYPINQKYRPLADGASNPSLHEHSKLPAVPNEESSSSSSDGESLSQEQDNDDSSQFISSSLVPKSLQNQSFTRVSHYLHTLTQPGFEGRISLYCLALQDIQQHCSQLQEEKCLIFLQMVKIIFSCHFPKDKNDADFSKNILQMQEKELNELKNQLPTGHAASEKNDDAPCTLEEIERAQKDLLERGLQVSKRFSKQVEDLCQHLLRKTSIFSPDEALDSILSLIQTLVLVDSHLMNSQEADLKRIQQKLLWWEELTGLLQSQPALLKREVSLRQGLIARTLEQLTSDDVLTFSHMEKILSEVQATLTEGLQQCTDECTRKTKELLNDKCNRMESKRKKLLRSQTKEKSCALELRQAHNDIQQLTKVYQELLMKHRQQICDLELQQDNRVAEALCDHWKKLRAHWSKRLGELSKEVFLTSVPAQSELSTQRCEELWLDLEQELAAQLQQAECITKLQLEDMRAQLDKDGQVWSEEMALVQACLKHLSEQQMKILRVMVARQSYTLNSQVGRLIEKKHEHLLAAVQRYFVVRHFCLHMLKEMRLSKLKALSQTDFRAGLMEDPSKSQPCVNSNLKSQNSNASLAERHLGPESQLVGHSFQQEFLSELETGTELLQSHAQLVLGNALSHAIQQMMETPPTESQTSPKQEDGLKHHLTEAASESVYVTKDSLTALVQSYHSHMQDVIKKLHQDQSDINYEENEKQDSSSQLNRSLLRELVNWGKKPTSAEFQQRVELHKRKVLEQYDLEQEMIYEELRLKKVAQDQTTERIKAQLLEAEESFITELAALARVPLHSPDPEPSDDEDNTGNESATILDLLSLNPALDPALNPSLTPTVVTPAVKSKPKKKRERESHLI